A genomic stretch from Peromyscus eremicus chromosome 6, PerEre_H2_v1, whole genome shotgun sequence includes:
- the Creb3l4 gene encoding cyclic AMP-responsive element-binding protein 3-like protein 4 gives MEPGCPELLEPPEDIFSTGSFLELGLNCPPSKGLQKSEPDDFLNLLIDPNMVYCSETSPGSDSCVSEEPSSPAPQAPGSPALYEVVYEAGALQSTQREAGPTFGLISIQIDQWSPAFMVPDACTVSGLPSHAHRHILPRSSTIAPSPPAALLSCPRLFLTDEEKHLLGQEGVSLPSHLPLTKAEERVLKKIRRKIRNKQSAQDSRRRKKEYIDGLESRVAACSAQNQELQRKVQELERQNTSLVAQVHQLQMLTAQTSSRAAQTSTCVLILLFSLALIILPSFSPFQGQPEARPKGYQPHGVISRNILTHKDMTESPEIPVVKAKLEELHEVPTANGSAKTKLKLGTKARPTGHIRGMLHADEM, from the exons ATGGAGCCCGGGTGCCCCGAGCTGCTGGAGCCCCCAGAAGATATCTTCTCGACAGGATCCTTCCTGGAGCTGGGACTCAACTGTCCTCCGTCAAAG GGCCTTCAGAAGAGCGAACCTGACGATTTCCTGAACCTCCTCATTGATCCCAATATGGTATACTGCTCAGAAACCTCTCCTGGTAGTGACAGTTGTGTCTCTGAAGAGCCTAGCTCCCCCGCCCCACAGGCTCCCGGCTCCCCTGCCCTCTATGAGGTTGTCTATGAGGCAGGGGCCTTGCAGAGCACTCAACGGGAAGCAGGGCCAACCTTCGGACTCATCTCCATCCAGATAG ATCAGTGGAGCCCTGCATTTATGGTGCCTGATGCCTGCACAGTCAGTGGGCTGCCCTCACATGCGCACAGACATATCCTGCCTAGATCCAGCACCATAGCTCCATCACCTCCTGCTGCCCTG CTGTCCTGCCCACGTCTGTTCCTGACAGATGAAGAGAAGCATCTGCTGGGGCAAGAAGGGGTTTCTCTGCCCTCTCACCTGCCCCTCACTAAG GCAGAGGAGCGAGTACTAAAGAAGATCAGGAGGAAAATCCGCAACAAGCAGTCAGCTCAGGACAGCCGGCGGCGGAAGAAAGAGTACATAGATGGACTGGAGAGCAG AGTGGCAGCCTGCTCTGCACAGAATCAGGAACTACAGAGAAAagtccaggagctggagaggcagAACAC CTCCTTGGTGGCGCAGGTCCACCAGTTACAGATGCTCACTGCTCAGACCTCCAGCAGAGCTGCCCAGACCAGTACCTGTGTTCTG ATTCTTCTCTTTTCGCTGGCTCTCATCATCCTGCCCAGCTTCAGCCCCTTTCAGGGTCAACCAGAAGCTAGGCCTAAGGGTTATCAGCCTCATGGAG TGATTTCCAGAAATATCTTGACTCACAAGGACATGACAGAAAGCCCCGAGATTCCAGTAGTAAAGGCCAAACTGGAGGAGCTACATGAAGTCCCAACTGCAAACGGCTCAGCAAAGACGAAGTTAAAGCTGGGGACAAAGGCTAGACCCACTGGGCACATCAGGGGAATGCTGCACGCAGATGAGATGTAA